A genomic window from Thalassoroseus pseudoceratinae includes:
- a CDS encoding PAS domain S-box protein: MAVTDPEVALSLFRQMADAIPQPILVLDREGRLVLVNKCLEKLFKHEAQSLIGQPATNLLPNLWSHFGDDIDETKLEEHCDSLAGGREIDVLTYHGEPFHAEVEFNPIRTEHGFYIFGSITDVTDRRQAVDALRDNEAEYRSLLESLPINVIRKDRNGKLTFVNGLYCKTMKRPAKELIGKTDFDLFPRELAEKYTNDDSRIMSEGIVLEDVERHRRTDGPDLFVHVLKSPVLNADGEVVGLQGMFWDVTDRKQAEESLKESETRLRAIVNSTLDCIVTADAEGKIVEFNPAAARTFGWTKEEAIGQDIHELLFPPESQERQKANTNQYASGRGEGSLMGQRVEQSAIRKTGERFIAEMAMQASSLQGQPVFIFFIRDITERKKAEQALNHERYLLHSLMNNLPDHIYFKDRASRFTRVSRALAERFGLKHPRDAEGKTDADFFSPIHAEEALADERKVMETGEPILSKEEKEVWNDGSVTWASTTKLPLYDHAGRIIGTFGISTDITRQQMAAEALREAKEAAEAANRAKSDFLANMSHEIRTPMNAIIGMTELVLDTSLTPAQRDYLSTVWESGEALLSLLNDILDFSKIEAGKLDLERTEFSLRECLGDTMKSLALRAHRKGIEIAFHVDVDLHDTYRGDPTRLRQIIVNLVGNAIKFTDNGEVVLDVTASDQSDSQSNAQPKQKLQFSVRDTGIGIPKKKMKSIFEAFEQADTSTTRRFGGTGLGLTISSRLVDLMGGKISVTSEVGQGSTFTFTAQFDMVPERDRSRDRMPAMVGGTRVLIVDDNDTNRLILQEMVSNWDMKPVCVTGADEAIDAIREAHQDGNSFGLVLSDVNMPDVDGFQLAKRIKDDTELGSTVIMMLTSGDRPGDVLRCENLGAAAYLMKPIKQSELFDAIISAMGVIAPEDEREISKARALEDHPPLNVLLAEDSIANQKLAVGVLKKWGHKVTVANNGREALDLLPHNHPFDLVLMDVQMPEMDGLKATRAIRNREAESGSYHTPIIAMTAHAMKGDQELCLSAGMDAYVAKPVRARKLHETIWKMIELMPTRDDTVELTRTPATSSSHTSNIADENGNPENRLDWKFALDSVDQDDELLWAVLDAFLIEGPEKITEAEQALANADTVTLQRAAHTIKGALRIFGEPDVMATAEELEMMGKNEQLDQASEVLQRLSSELQETLSEISRMMNAPDGLGKT, encoded by the coding sequence ATGGCCGTCACCGATCCTGAAGTCGCGTTAAGCTTGTTCCGCCAGATGGCTGACGCGATACCGCAGCCCATTTTGGTGCTCGATCGCGAAGGGCGACTGGTCCTCGTCAACAAGTGTTTGGAGAAACTCTTCAAGCACGAAGCCCAATCACTCATCGGTCAACCGGCCACGAATCTTTTGCCCAATTTGTGGTCTCACTTTGGCGACGACATCGACGAAACCAAGCTCGAAGAGCACTGCGATTCTCTGGCGGGAGGACGCGAAATTGACGTGCTCACCTACCACGGCGAGCCATTTCATGCCGAGGTGGAATTCAACCCGATTCGCACGGAACACGGTTTCTATATCTTTGGTTCGATCACCGATGTCACGGACCGTCGTCAAGCCGTCGATGCCCTACGCGACAACGAAGCCGAGTATCGCTCATTGCTCGAGAGCCTGCCGATCAATGTGATTCGCAAGGATCGCAATGGCAAACTGACCTTCGTGAATGGCTTGTACTGCAAAACGATGAAGCGTCCCGCGAAGGAACTCATCGGAAAGACGGATTTCGACCTTTTCCCACGAGAGTTGGCCGAGAAATACACCAACGACGACAGCCGCATTATGTCCGAAGGAATCGTTCTGGAGGATGTCGAGCGGCATCGCCGGACCGATGGTCCGGACCTTTTCGTGCATGTGCTAAAAAGCCCCGTATTGAATGCGGACGGGGAAGTGGTCGGTTTGCAGGGGATGTTCTGGGATGTGACCGACCGGAAGCAAGCTGAGGAATCGCTCAAGGAAAGCGAAACCCGGCTGCGAGCCATCGTCAACAGCACATTAGATTGCATCGTCACCGCCGATGCCGAAGGGAAAATCGTCGAGTTCAACCCCGCGGCCGCTCGCACCTTCGGATGGACCAAAGAAGAAGCCATCGGCCAGGACATTCACGAGCTGTTGTTCCCACCAGAGTCGCAAGAGCGTCAGAAAGCGAACACGAATCAATACGCCAGCGGTCGCGGCGAGGGTTCGTTGATGGGGCAACGAGTCGAGCAATCGGCAATTCGCAAGACCGGCGAGCGATTCATCGCTGAGATGGCGATGCAAGCCAGTTCGCTGCAAGGCCAACCGGTGTTCATCTTCTTCATCCGCGACATCACCGAACGAAAAAAGGCGGAACAAGCCCTCAATCACGAGCGGTACTTGCTGCATTCGTTGATGAACAACCTGCCCGATCATATCTACTTCAAAGATCGTGCCAGTCGGTTCACACGCGTCAGTCGGGCTCTCGCCGAGCGATTCGGTCTGAAGCACCCGCGCGATGCGGAAGGCAAGACCGATGCGGATTTCTTCTCACCAATCCACGCCGAGGAAGCGTTGGCCGATGAACGAAAGGTGATGGAAACCGGCGAACCGATTCTCTCGAAAGAAGAGAAAGAAGTCTGGAACGACGGCAGCGTTACGTGGGCATCGACGACGAAACTCCCGTTGTATGACCATGCAGGGCGGATCATCGGGACTTTCGGGATTTCCACCGACATCACTCGGCAACAAATGGCCGCCGAAGCCCTCCGTGAGGCGAAGGAAGCCGCTGAAGCCGCCAACCGGGCAAAGAGTGATTTCCTCGCCAACATGAGTCACGAGATCCGCACGCCGATGAACGCAATCATTGGCATGACCGAACTCGTCTTGGACACATCACTGACACCGGCTCAACGCGATTATCTCTCAACGGTTTGGGAGTCTGGCGAGGCATTGTTATCGCTGCTCAACGACATTCTCGACTTTTCCAAGATCGAAGCCGGTAAACTCGACTTGGAACGCACGGAGTTCAGTCTTCGAGAATGCCTCGGCGATACCATGAAATCCCTGGCGTTGCGGGCTCATCGCAAGGGGATCGAAATTGCATTTCATGTCGATGTCGACCTTCACGACACCTACCGCGGCGATCCGACTCGGCTTCGGCAGATCATTGTCAATCTGGTCGGCAACGCGATCAAATTCACCGACAACGGGGAAGTCGTGCTGGATGTCACCGCTAGCGACCAATCCGATTCGCAGTCAAACGCCCAACCGAAACAGAAGTTGCAATTCAGCGTTCGCGACACCGGAATCGGCATCCCGAAGAAGAAGATGAAATCCATCTTCGAAGCGTTTGAACAAGCCGACACATCAACCACACGCCGATTTGGTGGTACGGGATTGGGGTTAACAATCTCCTCCCGACTGGTCGACTTGATGGGCGGAAAAATCTCTGTCACCAGTGAGGTCGGGCAGGGCAGCACATTTACGTTCACTGCCCAATTCGACATGGTTCCCGAACGTGATCGATCCCGCGATCGCATGCCGGCTATGGTCGGTGGCACACGAGTCCTGATCGTGGACGACAACGACACCAATCGACTGATCCTTCAGGAAATGGTCAGCAATTGGGACATGAAACCCGTCTGCGTGACCGGTGCCGACGAGGCAATCGACGCCATCCGCGAAGCACACCAGGATGGCAATTCGTTCGGTCTGGTCCTATCCGACGTCAACATGCCCGATGTCGATGGCTTCCAACTGGCCAAGAGAATCAAGGATGATACCGAACTGGGTAGCACTGTCATTATGATGCTCACCTCGGGCGATCGTCCGGGAGATGTCCTCCGCTGTGAAAACTTAGGGGCAGCGGCTTACCTGATGAAGCCGATCAAGCAGTCGGAGTTATTCGACGCCATCATCTCAGCGATGGGCGTGATCGCTCCGGAAGATGAACGGGAAATCTCAAAAGCACGCGCCTTGGAAGATCATCCACCACTGAACGTGTTGCTCGCCGAAGACAGCATCGCCAATCAAAAGTTAGCTGTTGGCGTACTGAAGAAATGGGGACACAAGGTTACCGTCGCCAACAATGGTCGCGAGGCGTTGGACTTGCTACCGCACAACCACCCCTTTGATCTGGTCCTGATGGATGTGCAAATGCCGGAAATGGACGGCCTGAAAGCGACCCGAGCGATCCGAAATCGGGAAGCGGAGTCCGGCAGCTACCACACGCCGATCATCGCCATGACAGCCCACGCGATGAAAGGTGATCAAGAACTGTGTCTTTCCGCAGGCATGGATGCATACGTCGCCAAACCGGTTCGTGCTCGGAAACTCCATGAGACCATCTGGAAGATGATCGAACTGATGCCAACACGCGACGACACCGTCGAACTCACCCGTACGCCAGCAACATCGTCTTCGCACACATCGAACATCGCCGACGAAAACGGAAATCCGGAGAACCGTTTGGACTGGAAATTCGCGTTGGACAGTGTCGACCAAGATGATGAACTTCTGTGGGCCGTCCTTGATGCGTTTCTGATCGAAGGACCGGAAAAAATCACCGAGGCGGAACAAGCCTTGGCCAACGCCGACACAGTGACTTTGCAACGTGCGGCCCATACAATTAAAGGCGCACTCCGAATTTTCGGCGAACCCGATGTCATGGCGACCGCGGAGGAGTTGGAAATGATGGGAAAAAACGAACAACTCGATCAGGCGTCTGAAGTGCTTCAACGCCTGTCGAGTGAACTACAAGAAACACTCTCCGAGATCAGCCGGATGATGAACGCCCCGGACGGCCTCGGCAAGACATAG
- a CDS encoding ATP-binding response regulator: MTHILVVDDSETDRRLAAGVLRKNPEWKVLFASDGETALEQMELHVPDLVLTDLQMPGMNGLQLVDRIRVDYPLIPVLLMTNKGSEEVAVQALQRGAANYVPKRKLVRDLRPTIDRVLQISSESRSGSRLMNRMTMSTTAFEIENDLTLIPAVVGYLQDIVSRMRSPEESELLRTGVALEEALLNAYYHGNLEVSSELREQDHSLYYETAESRAQVSPYKDRKIYVHAEITKEQSIYKIRDEGPGFDPSSLPDPTDPANIERPCGRGLLLMQTFMDDITFNPTGNEVTMVKRRQCAEAPVLATASS, translated from the coding sequence ATGACACACATCCTGGTCGTTGACGATTCGGAAACCGATCGCCGACTCGCCGCTGGCGTGCTCCGCAAGAATCCGGAATGGAAAGTCCTCTTCGCGAGCGACGGTGAAACTGCGTTGGAACAGATGGAGCTTCATGTTCCAGATCTTGTCCTGACCGACCTGCAAATGCCGGGAATGAACGGTCTCCAATTGGTGGACCGTATCCGTGTCGACTACCCGCTGATCCCTGTTTTGCTCATGACCAATAAGGGCAGCGAAGAGGTCGCGGTGCAGGCCCTGCAACGCGGGGCGGCGAATTACGTCCCCAAGCGGAAACTCGTGCGAGACCTCCGCCCGACGATTGATCGCGTTTTGCAGATTTCGTCGGAATCACGGTCTGGTTCCCGGTTGATGAACCGCATGACCATGAGCACCACCGCGTTCGAAATCGAAAACGATCTGACTTTAATTCCCGCCGTCGTTGGATACCTTCAAGACATCGTCAGCCGCATGCGATCCCCGGAAGAATCCGAACTTCTTCGGACAGGCGTGGCATTGGAAGAGGCGTTGTTGAACGCCTACTACCACGGAAACTTGGAAGTGAGTTCCGAACTGCGTGAACAGGATCATTCCCTCTACTACGAAACTGCTGAATCGCGGGCCCAGGTGTCACCGTACAAAGATCGCAAAATCTATGTTCATGCGGAAATCACCAAAGAGCAGTCCATCTACAAAATCCGTGACGAAGGCCCCGGGTTCGACCCGTCGAGCCTACCGGACCCAACCGACCCGGCCAACATCGAACGTCCCTGCGGTCGAGGGTTGCTTTTGATGCAAACGTTCATGGACGACATTACCTTCAACCCAACCGGCAACGAAGTCACTATGGTCAAGCGTCGCCAGTGTGCGGAAGCACCGGTTCTCGCGACCGCAAGTAGTTGA
- a CDS encoding YheT family hydrolase, with protein sequence MLPFDASSVAFPAFRSHPFLRNGHLQTIVANLLPHGRHEYTAEQHHVSVSDGDTVVLHDDTPENWQPGDAVAVLVHGLAGCHQSGYMVRTASKLNDRGVRTFRMDLRAAGAGAELAKLPYYAGCSPDVLAVVRYVSKQCGGSPVVLIGYSLGGNAVLKTLGDHPNELPSTVAGAVCVNPAICLKAAAERLATWKNRLYNRFFVRKLWQQICERPHMILPEKIKNSAWRPRDLEQLDDEYTRTVRGFSSLASYYQSSGAGPSLSRIQSPTLVITSDDDPIVPVSLFDRYQRSSSVHVHVTRGGGHLGFLSRSNDDGDFRWMEWRIVEWTLARVAVETRVRRAA encoded by the coding sequence ATGCTGCCGTTTGATGCATCGTCCGTTGCGTTCCCAGCGTTCCGGTCCCATCCCTTCTTACGCAACGGCCATTTGCAGACAATCGTGGCCAACCTGCTTCCACATGGACGACACGAATACACCGCCGAGCAGCACCACGTCTCCGTGAGCGACGGCGACACCGTTGTGCTGCATGATGACACACCCGAAAATTGGCAGCCCGGTGATGCGGTGGCCGTCCTTGTTCACGGTTTGGCCGGTTGTCATCAGAGCGGCTACATGGTGCGGACCGCTAGCAAGCTCAATGATCGAGGCGTTCGCACCTTTCGCATGGATCTTCGTGCGGCCGGGGCCGGAGCCGAACTTGCGAAACTACCGTACTATGCCGGATGCTCACCCGACGTGCTGGCCGTAGTCCGGTACGTCTCCAAGCAGTGTGGCGGCTCTCCAGTCGTTTTGATCGGTTACTCACTCGGTGGCAATGCGGTGCTCAAAACCCTGGGCGATCACCCCAACGAACTTCCCTCAACCGTCGCTGGAGCCGTCTGCGTCAACCCGGCCATCTGCCTGAAAGCAGCGGCGGAGCGGTTGGCGACATGGAAAAATCGACTCTACAACCGATTCTTCGTCCGCAAGCTCTGGCAGCAAATCTGTGAACGCCCCCACATGATTCTTCCAGAAAAAATCAAAAATTCAGCATGGCGGCCGCGTGATTTGGAACAGTTGGACGACGAATACACCAGAACCGTCCGCGGTTTTAGTTCTTTGGCATCTTATTATCAGTCCAGCGGAGCCGGCCCCAGCCTCAGCCGGATTCAATCTCCCACCCTCGTTATCACATCCGATGACGACCCAATCGTTCCCGTCTCGCTGTTTGATCGCTACCAACGGTCAAGCTCTGTTCACGTCCACGTTACACGAGGCGGAGGCCATCTCGGCTTTCTGAGCCGAAGCAACGATGACGGCGACTTTCGATGGATGGAATGGCGAATCGTCGAGTGGACACTCGCGCGGGTTGCCGTCGAGACCCGCGTCCGTCGAGCAGCGTAG
- a CDS encoding DUF1559 domain-containing protein: MKNVSTSTRRGFTLIELLVVIAIIAILIALLLPAVQQAREAARRTQCKNNLKQIGIGLHNYHDTFEKFPVGTYGCCWGTWQVALLPQIEQGNLYDLYNHTNKYGAGQYRYGGSENTDVTTKRIPSLTCPSDQENTPIGDITSHNYAANYGNTGYAQQSTLNGVTFGGAPFAYFANGSNKVYGLRDILDGTTNTLLVAEVLQGKGSDLRGFTWWGDASSFSTYLAPNSSQPDTIYSSSYCNNQPNLNLPCTTSSSSNPTMFGSRSRHPGGVQVVLCDGSARFISENVDLDTWRGLGTTQGSEVLGEF, encoded by the coding sequence ATGAAAAACGTTTCTACTTCAACACGTCGCGGGTTTACGTTGATCGAATTGTTGGTGGTGATTGCCATCATCGCTATCCTAATTGCCCTCCTGCTTCCTGCGGTGCAACAGGCCCGTGAGGCAGCCCGGCGAACCCAGTGCAAGAACAACCTAAAACAAATTGGAATTGGGCTTCACAACTACCACGACACCTTCGAGAAATTCCCCGTCGGCACGTATGGCTGTTGCTGGGGGACTTGGCAAGTCGCCTTGTTGCCACAGATTGAACAAGGCAACTTGTATGACCTGTACAACCATACTAACAAGTACGGAGCTGGGCAGTACCGGTATGGCGGATCAGAAAATACCGATGTCACGACCAAGCGAATTCCGAGCTTGACTTGCCCCAGTGACCAGGAGAACACCCCGATCGGAGACATCACCTCCCACAACTACGCGGCCAACTACGGGAATACGGGGTACGCACAGCAATCCACGCTCAATGGTGTGACCTTCGGCGGGGCTCCGTTTGCGTATTTCGCAAATGGGTCGAACAAGGTGTACGGTTTGCGGGACATTCTCGACGGCACGACAAACACATTGCTCGTCGCGGAAGTCTTGCAAGGCAAGGGCAGCGACTTACGCGGGTTCACTTGGTGGGGGGATGCATCGAGCTTTTCGACGTATCTCGCACCGAACTCATCGCAACCGGATACGATTTACTCGTCCAGTTACTGCAACAACCAGCCGAATTTGAATCTACCGTGTACGACTTCCTCTAGCAGTAATCCGACTATGTTCGGGTCTCGCAGCCGACACCCTGGTGGTGTCCAGGTTGTGCTTTGTGACGGCTCGGCTCGGTTCATTTCCGAAAACGTGGATTTGGATACGTGGCGTGGCTTGGGAACCACACAAGGTTCCGAGGTTCTCGGCGAGTTCTAG
- a CDS encoding carboxypeptidase-like regulatory domain-containing protein — MNSLTLLNQLACACLLCISATLVGCGSDDPLNRQAVSGMVSLKGEPLDTGSISFEPKGDGTTVGGGATITDGNFEIKQERGLPPGTYLVRVFSADEQGEKIEMPGESRKLAPDRIPPEWNAASEQTIEVKDGDQNHFELKIP, encoded by the coding sequence ATGAATTCACTTACGTTGCTGAATCAACTTGCGTGTGCCTGTTTGTTGTGCATTTCAGCCACTTTGGTTGGTTGTGGCTCTGATGATCCGTTGAACCGACAAGCTGTGTCTGGAATGGTTTCTCTTAAGGGTGAACCCTTAGATACCGGTTCGATCTCCTTCGAGCCCAAAGGCGACGGAACTACCGTTGGAGGCGGAGCGACCATCACAGACGGCAACTTCGAAATCAAGCAGGAACGTGGGCTTCCGCCTGGCACTTACCTTGTTCGCGTTTTCAGTGCCGACGAACAGGGCGAGAAGATCGAAATGCCAGGGGAATCGCGAAAACTCGCGCCTGACCGTATTCCACCGGAATGGAACGCCGCCAGCGAGCAAACGATTGAAGTCAAAGACGGCGACCAGAACCATTTCGAACTCAAAATTCCGTAG
- a CDS encoding sulfatase family protein has translation MRSQLPIYLGLLGLFLSGGLVNLPAAERPNILFVFTDDHASHAMSCYGSKVNQTPNLDRIANEGMLFENCFCTNSLCGPSRAVIQTGKYSHLNGFLRNGNRFDGSQQTFPKLLQEVGYKTAVVGKWHLATEPQGFDFYEVLYGQGPYYNPPMNRNGKRVKHVGYTTDIITDITLNWLKSQRSEDQPFMLMYQHKAPHRNWQPSPKHLTMYDDVTIPEPDNLFDDYSTRGTAAKTQQMEVATHLNANDLKLKAPGNLTPEQRKLWDAAYEPKNKAFREANLTGKDLVRWKYQRYMKDYLRCIASVDDNLGRVLDYLDETGLAKNTVVIYSSDQGFYLGDHGWFDKRFMYEESLRMPMLVRWPGVIEAGSKNDDLVSNLDFAETFLDIAGTAIPADMQGRSLVPLFRGQTPTDWRDSFYYHYYEYPGAHMVRRHYGVRTDRYKLMKFYNLDEWELYDLEKDPREMTNVYSNPEYESITKQLKAELKTLRAQYQVPEKDPVQSNKPKRKKN, from the coding sequence ATGCGTTCACAACTTCCCATCTACTTAGGACTGCTTGGACTTTTCCTAAGTGGCGGCTTGGTGAATTTGCCAGCTGCGGAACGTCCGAATATTCTCTTCGTGTTTACGGACGATCATGCGTCACACGCGATGTCGTGTTATGGATCGAAAGTCAACCAGACGCCCAACTTGGATCGAATCGCCAATGAGGGCATGCTTTTCGAGAACTGCTTCTGCACGAATTCGTTGTGCGGGCCGAGTCGAGCGGTCATTCAGACCGGCAAGTATAGCCATCTCAATGGGTTTCTTCGAAATGGGAACCGCTTCGATGGCTCCCAGCAGACGTTCCCGAAACTCCTTCAGGAAGTTGGCTACAAGACGGCCGTCGTTGGAAAGTGGCATCTGGCGACGGAACCCCAAGGCTTCGATTTTTACGAAGTGCTCTATGGGCAGGGACCATACTACAACCCGCCGATGAATCGGAATGGCAAGCGGGTCAAACACGTGGGATACACGACTGATATCATCACCGACATCACACTCAATTGGTTGAAGTCCCAACGCAGCGAGGACCAACCATTCATGCTGATGTATCAGCACAAGGCTCCGCACCGGAATTGGCAGCCCAGCCCGAAGCATCTGACGATGTATGACGATGTCACCATTCCCGAGCCTGACAATCTCTTCGATGACTACTCCACACGGGGGACCGCTGCAAAGACACAGCAAATGGAAGTTGCCACGCATCTGAATGCGAACGACTTGAAACTCAAAGCCCCTGGTAACCTCACCCCCGAGCAACGCAAACTCTGGGATGCCGCTTACGAGCCGAAGAATAAAGCCTTCCGTGAGGCCAATCTAACAGGAAAAGACCTTGTCCGCTGGAAGTACCAACGGTACATGAAAGACTACCTCCGATGTATTGCATCAGTCGATGACAATTTGGGACGAGTGCTCGACTATCTCGACGAGACGGGACTCGCCAAAAACACGGTTGTGATTTATTCGTCGGATCAGGGGTTTTATCTCGGCGACCACGGATGGTTCGACAAACGATTTATGTATGAAGAATCGCTACGGATGCCGATGCTCGTGCGTTGGCCCGGTGTGATTGAAGCCGGATCAAAAAACGACGACCTCGTCTCGAATCTTGATTTTGCAGAAACCTTCCTCGACATCGCCGGCACAGCGATCCCCGCCGACATGCAAGGACGCAGTCTTGTGCCCTTGTTCCGTGGGCAAACTCCCACCGATTGGCGTGATAGTTTCTACTATCACTACTATGAATATCCCGGGGCTCATATGGTGCGTCGTCACTATGGTGTTCGCACCGACCGCTATAAGCTCATGAAGTTTTACAACCTTGATGAATGGGAACTTTATGACCTGGAAAAAGACCCGCGTGAGATGACTAACGTCTACTCGAACCCTGAGTACGAAAGCATCACCAAGCAACTCAAAGCGGAACTCAAAACACTCAGGGCACAATACCAAGTCCCGGAAAAAGATCCCGTCCAGAGCAACAAGCCGAAACGCAAGAAAAACTAG
- a CDS encoding MraY family glycosyltransferase translates to MLFFVIACLVPSCIISAITTAIVRRKSFAWGLVDQPNSRKVHESPTPLGGGIGIWLGVVGTIACAQLSAWFIHDRPELVAKLPEIIRPHLDGVLYRSGQLWAILACATVLAAMGLIDDRKNISWLPRLIIQILVVGILVFGVGVQSTVFVPLPLVSQLLTMLWMLVLINSFNFLDNMDGLSSGIALIAAILFATVMLMGERWLVGGALLVLAGSISGFLFFHNWPPARIFMGDCGSYFLGVMLSSMTVLGTYFDYGDQSSRHVILAPFCILAIPLYDFCSVMIIRILQRRSPFHPDKSHFSHRLTDLGLSRPKAVLTIHLATLTTGLGGLLLYYVSGWVGAALVCGLIACVLAIIAILETTALRTTAIRDSQS, encoded by the coding sequence ATGCTATTTTTTGTCATTGCCTGCCTGGTTCCATCGTGCATCATCTCCGCGATCACGACCGCAATTGTTAGACGGAAGTCTTTCGCCTGGGGGCTTGTGGATCAACCGAATTCTCGCAAAGTCCATGAGTCTCCCACACCGTTGGGCGGTGGCATTGGAATTTGGCTTGGGGTTGTCGGTACGATTGCCTGTGCTCAACTCTCTGCTTGGTTTATCCACGATCGTCCGGAACTCGTGGCGAAGTTACCTGAGATCATTCGGCCTCATCTGGACGGCGTACTTTATCGCTCGGGACAACTCTGGGCCATCCTCGCGTGTGCCACCGTGCTAGCGGCAATGGGGTTGATTGATGACCGAAAGAACATTTCGTGGCTTCCCCGACTCATTATCCAGATTCTTGTGGTCGGAATCCTGGTGTTCGGAGTCGGTGTTCAAAGCACAGTCTTTGTTCCATTGCCGCTCGTCAGTCAGCTTTTGACGATGCTATGGATGCTAGTCTTGATTAACTCATTCAACTTCCTCGACAACATGGATGGGCTTAGCAGTGGCATTGCATTGATTGCAGCGATCCTGTTTGCCACCGTCATGCTGATGGGCGAACGCTGGCTCGTCGGCGGGGCATTGCTTGTGCTAGCCGGTTCGATATCCGGTTTCTTGTTTTTTCACAATTGGCCTCCCGCACGAATTTTCATGGGAGATTGCGGCAGCTATTTCCTGGGGGTGATGTTGTCATCGATGACAGTTCTCGGGACATATTTCGACTATGGGGATCAATCAAGTCGGCATGTTATTCTCGCGCCGTTTTGTATCCTCGCGATTCCGCTCTATGATTTTTGCTCCGTGATGATCATTCGAATCCTGCAACGTCGCAGTCCATTTCATCCAGACAAAAGTCACTTCTCACATCGGCTCACTGATCTCGGATTGTCCCGCCCGAAAGCCGTCTTGACGATTCATCTGGCCACACTGACAACCGGCCTGGGTGGGCTGTTGCTCTATTATGTTTCCGGCTGGGTCGGTGCTGCTCTCGTTTGCGGATTGATCGCCTGTGTGTTAGCGATCATAGCGATTCTCGAAACAACAGCTCTCCGAACAACTGCTATTCGCGATTCACAGAGCTAA